In Rhizobium binae, one genomic interval encodes:
- a CDS encoding Glu/Leu/Phe/Val family dehydrogenase translates to MQVSSAGFLESVDQNFRHAMSFLDLPEGLAERIIQCNSTYTVRFGVRLRGRMYSFIGWRSVHSEHCEPVKGGIRYTSNADAEEVEALAALMTLKCSLVDVPFGGSKGALKIDPREWTPQELERITRRFTQELNKRGLIGPGVNVPAPDIGTGEREMAWMMDEFRRANPTDVVNARACVTGKPLSKGGIAGRTEATGRGVQFAIQSFLRDTRTVGLDGRRDLKGVSVIVQGFGNVGYHAAKFLSEEDGARITVVAERDGYVANTEGLPIEALKQHQIRTGSILGFEGARSFAGDMTGIEQPCDVLIPAAMENAIHAENAERIKPRLVVEAANGPVSFDADKILRSHGVTILPDLYVNAGGVVVSYFEWVKNLTHIPFGLMERRRRERRNQTIATALERMTGKEFPADIRDEFLEGGAEIDLVRSGLEDVMRSTWARIGDLMDKQPELGDYRTAAYVASIRQVAEAYEAIGI, encoded by the coding sequence CTATACGGTCCGCTTCGGTGTGCGTCTGCGCGGCCGCATGTACAGCTTCATCGGCTGGCGCTCGGTCCACAGCGAGCATTGCGAACCGGTCAAGGGCGGTATCCGCTACACATCCAATGCCGATGCCGAAGAGGTCGAGGCATTGGCCGCGCTGATGACGCTGAAATGCTCGCTCGTTGACGTTCCCTTCGGCGGTTCCAAGGGCGCGCTGAAGATCGATCCGCGCGAGTGGACACCGCAGGAACTCGAGCGCATCACCCGCCGCTTTACGCAGGAGCTCAACAAGCGCGGTCTGATCGGTCCGGGCGTTAACGTTCCGGCTCCCGATATCGGCACCGGCGAGCGCGAAATGGCCTGGATGATGGATGAGTTCCGCCGCGCCAATCCGACCGACGTCGTCAATGCGCGCGCCTGCGTCACCGGCAAGCCGCTATCGAAGGGCGGGATCGCCGGCCGCACGGAAGCGACGGGCAGGGGCGTGCAATTCGCCATCCAGAGCTTTCTTCGCGATACTCGCACAGTCGGGCTCGACGGCCGGCGCGATCTGAAGGGCGTCTCGGTCATCGTGCAAGGTTTCGGCAATGTCGGCTACCACGCCGCCAAGTTCCTGTCCGAAGAGGACGGCGCACGCATCACCGTTGTTGCCGAACGCGACGGCTATGTCGCCAATACCGAAGGTCTCCCCATCGAGGCGCTCAAGCAGCATCAGATCCGCACCGGCAGCATTCTCGGCTTTGAAGGCGCCAGGTCCTTTGCCGGCGATATGACCGGCATCGAACAGCCTTGCGACGTTCTCATTCCAGCGGCGATGGAAAATGCCATTCATGCAGAGAACGCGGAACGCATCAAGCCACGCCTGGTCGTGGAGGCGGCCAACGGTCCCGTCAGCTTCGATGCGGACAAGATCCTACGCTCCCATGGAGTAACAATCCTTCCGGATCTCTATGTCAATGCCGGTGGTGTCGTCGTCAGCTACTTCGAGTGGGTCAAGAACCTCACCCACATCCCCTTCGGCCTGATGGAACGGCGCCGGCGCGAGCGACGCAACCAGACGATTGCCACAGCGCTCGAGCGGATGACCGGCAAGGAGTTTCCGGCTGACATTCGCGACGAGTTTCTCGAAGGCGGCGCAGAGATCGACCTCGTTCGTTCGGGTCTCGAAGATGTCATGCGCAGCACCTGGGCCCGCATCGGCGATCTGATGGACAAGCAACCGGAACTCGGGGACTATCGGACTGCGGCTTATGTCGCGTCTATCCGACAGGTTGCCGAAGCCTATGAGGCAATCGGGATCTGA